Proteins encoded within one genomic window of Dyadobacter chenhuakuii:
- a CDS encoding MFS transporter, which yields METTNKPLEKLHIFSFKGVQMRTFHLTWMAFFLCFFGWFGLAPLMTVVKTDLSLTKGQIGNIIIASVAATVVARIAIGKLCDTWGPRKTYAALMGICSIPVMTVGLVHSYEGFLLFRLAIGVIGASFVITQYHTSVMFDKKIVGTANAVAGGWGNLGGGITNMVMPLVFAGFVSMGYLPESAWRIAMVIPGVLLFVFAFVYYRFTKDTPAGNFEDLEITNPKAVKTKGTLKLAMKDPRTWALFLAYGACFGIEITFDNVAALYFFENFETSLATAGILAGTFGFMNIFARAVGGIVADKVGNKYGMIGKGKLLALLLACEGIGIALFAQSGSIVAAVVTMLCFAMFLKMANGVTYAIVPFINQKAIGSVSGIVGAGGNVGAVLAGFLFKSSDISYSEAFMYIGVAIACIAAVVALINFDKTRSVVTEGTLEPVEA from the coding sequence ATGGAAACGACTAACAAGCCGCTTGAAAAGTTGCATATTTTCAGTTTCAAAGGCGTTCAGATGCGCACTTTCCACCTTACGTGGATGGCCTTTTTTCTTTGCTTTTTCGGCTGGTTCGGACTCGCGCCATTGATGACCGTGGTGAAAACGGACCTAAGCTTAACAAAAGGTCAGATCGGTAACATTATCATCGCATCCGTGGCCGCAACTGTCGTAGCACGTATTGCCATTGGAAAGCTGTGCGACACCTGGGGGCCGCGCAAAACGTACGCCGCATTAATGGGCATTTGCTCTATTCCCGTGATGACCGTAGGCCTGGTGCATTCCTATGAAGGATTTTTGTTGTTCCGGCTCGCGATCGGTGTAATTGGCGCGTCGTTTGTGATTACACAATATCACACGTCTGTCATGTTTGATAAAAAAATCGTCGGCACGGCCAATGCGGTGGCGGGCGGCTGGGGTAACCTGGGCGGCGGCATTACAAACATGGTGATGCCATTGGTTTTCGCAGGTTTTGTAAGCATGGGTTACCTGCCCGAATCGGCTTGGAGAATCGCCATGGTGATTCCGGGCGTGCTGCTGTTTGTTTTTGCTTTTGTCTATTACCGTTTTACCAAAGACACCCCTGCCGGTAACTTCGAAGATTTGGAGATAACTAATCCTAAGGCCGTTAAGACCAAAGGAACATTGAAACTGGCGATGAAAGATCCTAGAACCTGGGCGCTTTTCCTGGCATACGGAGCTTGTTTTGGCATAGAAATCACCTTTGACAATGTAGCTGCGCTTTACTTTTTTGAAAACTTTGAAACCTCACTGGCAACCGCCGGGATCCTGGCAGGAACATTCGGTTTTATGAACATTTTTGCGAGAGCGGTTGGTGGGATTGTGGCGGATAAAGTTGGAAATAAATACGGCATGATCGGCAAGGGAAAGCTGCTAGCGCTTTTGCTGGCCTGCGAAGGAATCGGCATAGCATTGTTTGCCCAAAGCGGCAGCATTGTAGCGGCGGTGGTTACCATGCTTTGTTTCGCCATGTTTTTGAAAATGGCCAATGGCGTTACTTATGCGATTGTGCCTTTTATTAATCAAAAAGCGATCGGTTCGGTGAGTGGCATCGTGGGTGCTGGCGGCAATGTGGGTGCTGTTTTAGCAGGATTTCTATTCAAATCCAGCGACATCAGTTACTCAGAAGCATTCATGTACATAGGCGTTGCGATTGCCTGCATCGCAGCTGTGGTGGCGCTCATTAATTTTGATAAAACGAGAAGCGTTGTGACGGAAGGCACGCTTGAACCTGTCGAGGCATAG
- a CDS encoding nitrate reductase produces MKTFKSTCCYCGVGCGVVVTKEGNGQLSLEGDKEHPSNKGMLCSKGMNLHYTVMDQSDRLLYPQMRLNRSMPMQRVSWDDALERTAAVFKTLIKKFGPDSVAFYVSGQCLTEEYYLVNKLIKGFIGSNNIDTNSRLCMSSAVVGYKLALGDDSVPVCYDDIEAADVIYVTGANPAWCHPIIWRRVEAHKAANHDVKIICVDPRKTDTSRSSDLHLQIAPGTDIVLNNAIGRILIEQNYIDQTFIAEHTDGFADFREKVMQRTIAEAAELCGINAGDIYTAAGWIGRSKGFLSFWTMGLNQSVIGVNKNLSLINLHLITGRIGKPGNGPFSLTGQPNAMGGRETGGLANILPGHREILNAEHRAEMEQFWNTPVKIANKPGLTATEMFEALADDKLKAIWIINTNPLVSMPDMNVAEAALNKSRFVVVQDVSNRADTVKFADVVLPAAAWLEKEGTMTNAERRITHLPKAIDAPGEALPDAEIIWRFAAKMGFGDAFNYKNTSEVYDEYTSCTAGTSIDVTGVNYQLLKTNRSIQWPQTKSQNNNTNTPTTGTKRLFTDHQFHTKNKKAQIHAVPDENTSEPTTEDYPLVLTNGRIRDQWHTMTKTGRVAKLNQHTPQPFLQLHPEDAKNRNIKEGQLAVIQSRRGEVRVKVNITEDVRPGLCFLPMHWGKILGSNLARANNLTNNLVDPKSKEPDFKFSAVQVSLYKKPLEKIIIIGAGSAGLGFINSYRALNQEDEIHVFSKEIYPFYNRVMLPDYISGVQHWEQLVKLREDQFEENNIIVHKGISIAHIDRNNKTVVDSNGHEHTYDKLILGMGSKAFMPKGVPDLPGIFNMRSRLDADSLLPFLKQPEPHAVIVGGGILGLELAASFREMNVKVSVIQRSGRFMERQLDPLASELLYQELAERGIEIYFNDEVATFSGQEKVDGIRLKSGRKIACDVVVLAIGTVPVIALAQQAGLDCKRGVVVNDYLQTSDPDIYAAGEIAEWNGQMWGITLAAEQQAEVIAKYMAGDISQPYKGSTSMNILKMEGLQLCSIGLTDVPNNDPAYEQIVFIDKSKRYYKKCIVHRDKLVGAILIGDKNEFLEYRDLISNSIELSDKRLQLLRASQKVEPLEGKLVCSCNNVGQGNLERAIAGGCSDFQSLCQRTGAGTGCGSCRPEVRSILEKAAEATLV; encoded by the coding sequence ATGAAAACATTCAAATCAACTTGCTGTTACTGCGGCGTGGGCTGTGGGGTTGTGGTTACGAAAGAGGGGAACGGGCAACTGAGCTTGGAGGGCGATAAGGAGCATCCGTCGAACAAGGGCATGTTGTGTTCCAAAGGCATGAACCTGCATTACACGGTAATGGACCAGTCGGACCGACTGCTGTATCCGCAAATGCGGCTTAACCGCTCGATGCCGATGCAGCGTGTGAGCTGGGACGATGCTTTGGAGCGCACTGCTGCGGTTTTCAAGACATTAATCAAAAAATTTGGGCCGGATTCAGTGGCGTTTTATGTGTCGGGGCAATGCCTTACGGAAGAATATTACCTGGTTAACAAGCTGATTAAGGGCTTCATAGGCTCGAACAATATTGATACCAACTCACGGCTTTGCATGAGCTCGGCCGTGGTGGGTTATAAGCTGGCACTGGGCGACGACAGCGTGCCGGTTTGCTATGACGACATCGAGGCGGCCGATGTCATCTATGTGACCGGCGCTAATCCAGCCTGGTGCCATCCCATTATCTGGCGCCGTGTAGAGGCGCATAAAGCCGCCAATCATGATGTAAAAATCATCTGCGTGGATCCCCGCAAAACCGACACTTCCCGCTCCTCCGACCTGCATTTGCAGATCGCTCCGGGAACCGACATTGTGCTTAATAATGCCATTGGCAGGATATTAATCGAGCAAAATTACATTGATCAGACGTTCATAGCCGAACATACGGACGGTTTTGCAGACTTCCGGGAAAAGGTCATGCAGCGCACGATCGCCGAAGCCGCCGAACTTTGCGGAATAAATGCAGGTGACATTTACACAGCCGCGGGATGGATTGGCCGGTCGAAAGGATTTTTATCGTTCTGGACAATGGGGCTGAACCAGTCTGTGATTGGGGTAAATAAAAATCTATCGCTCATTAACCTGCATCTGATCACGGGCAGAATTGGTAAACCCGGAAATGGCCCTTTTTCACTTACCGGTCAACCTAATGCCATGGGCGGACGCGAAACGGGCGGACTAGCTAACATTCTTCCGGGACATCGCGAAATTTTGAACGCCGAACATCGCGCCGAGATGGAGCAATTCTGGAATACACCGGTTAAAATCGCCAACAAACCCGGCCTGACAGCCACGGAAATGTTCGAAGCGTTGGCCGATGACAAGCTCAAAGCAATCTGGATCATTAACACGAACCCGCTGGTAAGCATGCCTGACATGAATGTTGCCGAAGCCGCGCTGAATAAGTCGCGTTTTGTGGTGGTGCAGGATGTTTCCAATCGTGCGGACACCGTGAAATTTGCCGATGTAGTGCTTCCCGCTGCTGCCTGGCTCGAAAAAGAAGGCACGATGACGAATGCAGAACGACGCATCACGCATTTGCCCAAAGCCATTGACGCACCCGGCGAAGCCTTGCCGGATGCCGAAATCATCTGGCGTTTTGCAGCAAAAATGGGCTTCGGCGATGCATTTAATTACAAAAACACGTCGGAAGTCTACGACGAATACACATCCTGCACCGCAGGAACGAGCATCGACGTGACCGGCGTAAACTACCAGCTTCTGAAAACCAACAGAAGCATCCAATGGCCACAAACCAAATCCCAAAACAACAACACTAACACACCAACAACCGGCACCAAAAGACTCTTCACCGACCACCAATTCCACACCAAAAACAAAAAAGCCCAAATCCACGCCGTCCCCGACGAAAACACCAGCGAACCCACAACAGAAGATTACCCGTTGGTTTTAACCAACGGCAGAATACGCGACCAATGGCATACCATGACCAAAACAGGCCGCGTGGCAAAATTAAACCAACACACCCCCCAACCTTTCCTGCAACTCCATCCCGAAGACGCAAAAAACCGAAACATTAAAGAAGGTCAATTAGCCGTAATCCAAAGCCGCCGGGGCGAAGTTCGGGTAAAGGTCAACATTACCGAAGACGTAAGGCCCGGCCTGTGCTTTTTACCTATGCATTGGGGCAAAATCCTGGGCAGCAACCTGGCTCGCGCGAATAACCTGACCAACAATCTGGTCGACCCGAAATCCAAAGAACCCGATTTCAAGTTTTCTGCTGTGCAGGTTTCTTTGTATAAAAAACCTCTTGAAAAGATCATTATCATCGGCGCTGGCTCAGCCGGGCTTGGGTTTATCAACTCCTATCGTGCTTTAAATCAAGAAGATGAGATCCACGTTTTTTCCAAAGAAATATATCCATTCTACAACCGCGTGATGCTGCCCGATTACATCAGCGGTGTGCAGCATTGGGAACAGTTGGTAAAATTGCGCGAGGATCAGTTTGAGGAAAACAACATTATCGTCCACAAAGGCATTTCCATTGCACACATTGACCGGAACAACAAAACCGTGGTCGATTCCAACGGCCACGAACACACTTACGACAAGCTGATCCTGGGCATGGGCAGCAAGGCATTTATGCCCAAAGGCGTCCCCGACCTGCCGGGTATTTTCAATATGCGTTCGCGGCTGGATGCAGATTCATTGCTCCCTTTTCTGAAACAGCCTGAGCCGCACGCGGTGATTGTCGGAGGGGGGATTTTGGGCCTTGAACTCGCTGCATCTTTTCGGGAAATGAATGTAAAAGTGAGCGTGATCCAGCGCAGCGGCCGTTTTATGGAACGCCAGCTCGATCCACTGGCGAGCGAATTGTTGTATCAGGAATTAGCGGAGCGCGGCATTGAAATTTACTTCAATGACGAGGTTGCGACATTCAGCGGTCAGGAAAAAGTAGATGGCATCCGCCTGAAATCGGGCCGGAAGATTGCTTGCGATGTCGTTGTGCTGGCGATTGGAACGGTGCCGGTGATCGCACTCGCGCAACAGGCCGGACTGGATTGCAAGCGCGGCGTGGTGGTGAATGATTATTTGCAAACTTCCGATCCTGACATTTACGCGGCGGGCGAAATCGCCGAATGGAACGGGCAAATGTGGGGCATTACGCTGGCGGCCGAGCAGCAGGCCGAGGTCATCGCCAAATACATGGCGGGCGACATTTCGCAGCCATACAAAGGCAGCACATCCATGAACATTCTGAAAATGGAAGGGTTACAGCTTTGCAGCATCGGCCTTACCGACGTCCCGAACAACGATCCGGCTTACGAGCAGATCGTTTTTATAGACAAATCCAAGCGTTATTATAAGAAATGCATCGTCCACCGCGACAAGCTGGTGGGAGCCATTCTGATCGGGGATAAAAATGAGTTTTTGGAATACAGGGATCTGATATCCAATTCGATAGAACTTTCTGATAAGCGTCTGCAACTATTGCGGGCGAGCCAGAAAGTGGAGCCTTTGGAAGGAAAGCTGGTGTGCTCCTGCAATAATGTGGGCCAGGGAAATCTGGAACGCGCGATTGCAGGCGGATGCAGTGATTTCCAGTCGCTATGCCAGCGCACAGGCGCTGGAACGGGCTGCGGCTCATGCCGGCCGGAAGTAAGGAGTATTTTAGAAAAAGCAGCGGAAGCAACATTGGTTTAA